A region from the Cucurbita pepo subsp. pepo cultivar mu-cu-16 unplaced genomic scaffold, ASM280686v2 Cp4.1_scaffold000509, whole genome shotgun sequence genome encodes:
- the LOC111785487 gene encoding uncharacterized protein LOC111785487, with the protein MGDVHTQNELYEIASAAHGDTLQIFSIVSPLDEICTHLLALASYITRRFVGFIEDLVARDVDRFLTDHIIIPLGACLNPSGQNRQRSVSEGSSSFIPCIAGASDSRNGLLVDRTSDVESIFSYEVASPIFQGLMLPLYGLQFVQKLALCFLRDCFSCIQWVELRLSNVIFRIRKTLIGSSEDIGWLQNTPGMPPVVDGTERFLELLSEIRNGEHKLPNSFVYLLIPGLFSNHGPLYFVGTKRFFSKMGLTCHIAKIHSEASVEHNAWELKEYVEELYWGSGKRVMLLGHSKGGVDAAAALSIYCNELKDKVAGLALVQSPYGGTPLASDFLRDGQVADKETRRIMELLICKIIKGDIRALEDLTYEKRKEFISNHDLPENIPILSFHSEAHVAPGVLATMTQIAHAELPWLPLPSSWTESDTVVQGGRRVPVVIPLSAVMALCALHLQLRYGEKSDGLVTCRDAEVPGSVIVRPSQKLDHAWMVYSSRTKNAGDPDACEMCEAILTLLVELGMRTKQVK; encoded by the exons ATGGGAGATGTACACACTCAGAATGAACTATATGAGATTGCTTCCGCT GCACATGGTGATACTCTTCAAATCTTCAGTATTGTATCACCATTGGATGAGATTTGTACTCATCTCTTGGCATTGGCTAGTTACATAACTCGTCGATTCGTTGGATTTATCG AGGATCTTGTAGCCCGAGATGTCGACAGATTTCTCACCGACCATATCATCATTCCGCTAGGAGCTTGTTTGAATCCCTCTGGTCAGAACAGGCAGAGATCTGTTTCGGAAGGTTCATCATCCTTCATACCTTGCATTGCGGGTGCCTCGGATTCAAGGAACGGTTTGCTCGTAGATAGAACATCAGATGTAGAAAGTATTTTTAGTTACGAGGTTGCTTCTCCCATTTTTCAAGG GTTGATGCTCCCATTATACGGTTTACAGTTTGTTCAAAAATTAGCATTATGCTTCCTGAGAGATTGTTTCTCGTGCATTCAATGGGTCGAACTCCGCCTTTCAAA TGTAATATTTAGAATTCGAAAAACCTTGATCGGTTCGTCGGAAGATATTGGATGGCTGCAAAACACTCCTGGTATGCCTCCTGTTGTTGATGGAACAGAAAGATTCTTGGAATTGCTCTCTGAGATAAG GAACGGAGAACACAAACTACCGAACtcgtttgtttatttattaattccaG GTCTATTTAGCAATCATGGTCCCTTGTATTTTGTGGGAACCAAGAGATTTTTTTCAAAGATGGGCCTTACTTGCCATATTGCAAAAATTCATAGTGAG GCGTCTGTAGAACACAATGCCTGGGAGCTAAAAGAATACGTCGAGGAGCTTTACTGGGGCTCGGGCAAGCGAGTGATGCTGCTCGGACATAGCAAGGGTGGGGttgatgctgctgctgcattATCAATCTACTGCAATGAGTTGAAGGATAAAGTTGCTGGCTTGGCTCTGGTACAAAGCCCATATGGTGGAACACCATTGGCTTCGGATTTCCTTCGCGACGGGCAGGTTGCTGACAAAGAGACGCGGAGGATCATGGAGCTCTTAATATGCAAGATCATCAAG GGCGACATTCGAGCATTGGAGGATCTAACGTACGAGAAGCGGAAGGAATTCATCTCAAATCACGACCTCCCGGAGAACATACCAATACTCTCCTTCCACTCTGAAGCACATGTTGCACCAGGAGTTCTTGCTACAATGACTCAGATAGCTCATGCTGAGCTACCTTGGCTACCTCTTCCAAGTTCTTGGACAGAATCCGACACGGTGGTGCAGGGCGGGCGGCGTGTTCCAGTAGTGATTCCCCTTTCTGCTGTCATGGCATTGTGTGCTCTTCATTTGCAGCTTCGGTACGGAGAGAAGAGCGACGGTTTGGTGACATGTCGTGATGCTGAAGTTCCTGGCTCGGTCATTGTGAGACCGAGCCAGAAGCTCGATCACGCTTGGATGGTTTACTCTTCCAGGACTAAGAATGCAGGTGATCCTGATGCTTGTGAGATGTGTGAGGCAATCTTGACACTGCTTGTGGAGCTTGGGATGAGAACGAAACAAGTCAAATAG